One window from the genome of Deinococcus sp. NW-56 encodes:
- the murF gene encoding UDP-N-acetylmuramoyl-tripeptide--D-alanyl-D-alanine ligase yields MLDPHGPLPFSAAVHPAARPATRLTWDSREASPEVAFVALPGETTHGNRFVEAALAAGAPFVLTDLDVERAVRVPDAREALFTWARAERAHSPLAVGITGSVGKTTAKSYAAAALDAAYMPVYNTMPAIACFLTQHGRGGRPLVVEMGIDRVGEMAELVDLVRPDVGVVTAIGAAHLEQLGSLEGVAREKGVILQGRRGLVGTQAAPWFPRTPTYGFGEGVTHAAEGLEVTPQGARFTFRDVPVTLPLASCVQAEAAVLGLALAAEAGVGLEEAAARLAGVTVPGGRYRVHPGRYTVIDDAYNASPLAVTAALDALAAFPGRRISVLGRMLELGETERELHAEVGAHARTRADLTYGVGAFAAELGDRPYSTVPELLADLLAEVKDGDVILVKASRGISWTPERRAQEGVGLDVVVGALLEARG; encoded by the coding sequence ATGCTCGACCCGCACGGCCCCCTCCCCTTTTCCGCTGCCGTTCATCCGGCTGCCCGCCCCGCCACGCGCCTGACCTGGGACTCGCGCGAGGCGTCCCCTGAGGTCGCCTTCGTCGCCCTCCCCGGCGAGACGACGCACGGCAACCGCTTCGTGGAGGCGGCGCTGGCGGCGGGGGCGCCCTTCGTGCTGACCGATCTGGACGTGGAGCGGGCGGTGCGGGTGCCGGACGCGCGGGAGGCCCTCTTCACCTGGGCACGGGCAGAGCGGGCACACAGCCCGCTGGCGGTCGGCATCACCGGGAGCGTGGGCAAGACGACCGCCAAAAGCTACGCGGCGGCGGCGCTGGACGCGGCCTATATGCCGGTCTACAACACCATGCCCGCCATCGCCTGCTTCCTGACCCAGCACGGGCGCGGCGGGCGGCCCCTGGTGGTCGAGATGGGCATCGACCGGGTGGGCGAGATGGCCGAGTTGGTGGACCTCGTGCGGCCGGACGTGGGCGTGGTGACCGCGATCGGAGCGGCGCACCTGGAGCAGCTTGGCAGCCTGGAGGGGGTCGCCCGCGAGAAGGGCGTCATCCTGCAAGGGCGCCGGGGGCTGGTGGGCACCCAGGCCGCCCCGTGGTTCCCCCGCACCCCGACCTACGGCTTCGGGGAGGGCGTGACCCATGCTGCGGAAGGGCTGGAGGTGACCCCACAGGGCGCCCGGTTCACCTTCCGGGACGTGCCCGTCACCCTGCCCCTCGCCTCGTGCGTGCAGGCCGAGGCGGCGGTGCTGGGCCTCGCGCTCGCGGCGGAGGCGGGGGTGGGGCTGGAGGAAGCGGCCGCCCGACTCGCCGGGGTGACGGTGCCGGGAGGGCGCTACCGGGTCCATCCCGGCCGCTACACCGTGATCGACGACGCTTACAACGCCTCCCCGCTCGCGGTGACCGCCGCGCTGGACGCCCTCGCCGCCTTTCCGGGCCGCCGTATCAGCGTGCTGGGACGGATGCTGGAGCTGGGCGAGACCGAGCGCGAATTGCACGCGGAGGTTGGCGCCCACGCCCGGACGCGGGCCGACCTGACCTACGGGGTGGGCGCCTTCGCTGCGGAATTGGGCGACCGCCCCTACAGCACCGTGCCCGAGCTGCTGGCTGACCTCCTCGCGGAGGTGAAGGACGGCGACGTGATTCTCGTCAAGGCCAGCCGGGGCATTTCGTGGACGCCGGAGCGGCGGGCACAGGAGGGCGTAGGGCTGGACGTGGTGGTGGGGGCGCTGCTGGAGGCCAGGGGGTAG
- the pilM gene encoding type IV pilus assembly protein PilM: protein MSSLLQRLSRPRPAAIGVEIGTSAIKVVALRPGAPPALHHAVMTPTPIGSMRDGLVVEPQAVATELRGLLSAHGITARHAVTAVPNQSAVTRNIMVPRMERGDLDEAIKWEAERYIPYPIDEVNLDYDLLDDPAQVPEDGQMEAVIAAAPSEAVARQAEVLRLAGLEPVVVDLKSFATLRALRGNLLGEHLNKTTLMGKNYTEHSEVALVLEIGASSSVISLVRGDRILMARNIGVAADDFTTALQKAFDLDFGAAEEIKLGYAMASTPTEAEEDLLNFDLAREQYSPARIFEVVRPVLADLVTEVRRSLEFYRVQSGDVVIDRTFVAGGGAKLRGLEGAISDALGFRVDVANPWLTVDTSGAGADPGYLQQHAAEFTVPLGLALRGVPHG from the coding sequence ATGTCAAGCCTGCTACAACGCCTCAGCCGACCGCGCCCAGCGGCCATCGGCGTGGAGATCGGAACGAGCGCCATCAAGGTGGTGGCGCTGCGGCCCGGTGCCCCGCCCGCGCTGCACCACGCGGTCATGACCCCGACGCCCATCGGCAGCATGCGCGACGGGCTGGTCGTCGAGCCGCAGGCGGTGGCGACCGAACTGCGCGGGCTGCTCTCGGCGCACGGGATCACCGCCCGGCATGCCGTTACCGCCGTACCCAACCAGTCGGCGGTGACGCGCAACATCATGGTGCCGCGCATGGAACGTGGGGACCTCGACGAGGCGATCAAGTGGGAGGCCGAGCGTTACATCCCCTATCCCATCGACGAGGTCAACCTCGACTACGACCTCCTCGACGACCCCGCGCAGGTGCCCGAGGACGGCCAGATGGAGGCCGTGATCGCGGCGGCCCCCAGCGAGGCGGTCGCCCGGCAGGCCGAGGTCCTGCGGCTGGCGGGCCTGGAGCCGGTGGTGGTCGACCTCAAGAGCTTCGCCACCCTGCGGGCGCTGCGCGGCAACCTGCTGGGCGAGCACCTGAACAAGACCACCCTGATGGGCAAGAACTACACCGAGCACAGCGAGGTCGCGCTGGTGCTGGAAATCGGCGCGAGCAGTTCCGTCATCAGCCTGGTGCGCGGCGACCGCATCCTGATGGCCCGCAACATCGGGGTGGCCGCCGACGACTTCACCACCGCGCTGCAAAAGGCCTTCGACCTCGACTTCGGCGCCGCCGAGGAGATCAAGCTGGGCTACGCGATGGCGTCCACGCCCACCGAGGCCGAAGAGGACCTGCTGAACTTCGACCTCGCCCGCGAGCAGTACAGCCCCGCCCGCATCTTCGAGGTGGTGCGGCCCGTGCTGGCCGATCTGGTGACCGAGGTGCGGCGTTCGCTGGAGTTCTACCGGGTGCAGTCGGGCGACGTGGTGATCGACCGGACCTTCGTCGCAGGGGGCGGCGCCAAGCTGCGCGGGCTGGAGGGTGCCATCAGCGACGCGCTGGGCTTCCGGGTGGACGTCGCCAACCCCTGGCTGACCGTGGACACCAGCGGGGCCGGGGCCGATCCCGGTTACCTCCAGCAGCACGCTGCCGAGTTCACGGTGCCGCTGGGCCTCGCGCTGCGGGGGGTGCCGCATGGTTGA
- a CDS encoding fimbrial assembly protein — protein MVEINLLPQEGRRSTRPDGWKYGAASVLGLSLLLIALGEARVGGRLAALRDEQAQLQGEIAALQGAKTEHDGLVAEQRTLEGVTAVANQLRDGKTYWTNDLAAFSAQLPSGGGVALTSMTVKPLDPAALGSLQQTGVYAGKNVIREFDLSGTARSQQSVVNFLNAFENSPGFAVNFRSVQREGEGDLYTFAASVGLVGEEPAAPEGAAGTSAPEGTPAPEAPPAEPVSGTGDSNG, from the coding sequence ATGGTTGAGATCAACCTGCTGCCGCAGGAGGGGCGCCGCAGCACCCGGCCCGACGGCTGGAAGTACGGCGCCGCCAGCGTGCTGGGCCTCTCGCTGCTGCTGATCGCGCTGGGCGAGGCCCGCGTGGGGGGCCGCCTGGCCGCATTGCGCGACGAACAGGCCCAGCTTCAGGGCGAGATCGCGGCGCTGCAGGGCGCCAAGACCGAGCACGACGGCCTGGTCGCCGAGCAGCGCACCCTGGAGGGCGTGACGGCGGTGGCGAACCAGCTCCGCGACGGCAAGACCTACTGGACGAACGATCTGGCGGCCTTCTCCGCCCAGCTTCCCAGCGGGGGCGGCGTGGCGCTGACCTCCATGACCGTCAAGCCCCTGGACCCCGCCGCCCTGGGCAGCCTCCAGCAGACGGGCGTGTACGCGGGCAAGAACGTGATCCGCGAGTTCGACCTCTCGGGCACGGCCCGCAGCCAGCAGTCGGTGGTGAACTTCCTGAACGCCTTCGAGAACAGCCCCGGCTTCGCGGTCAACTTCCGCAGCGTGCAGCGCGAGGGCGAGGGGGACCTCTACACCTTCGCCGCCTCGGTGGGGCTGGTGGGCGAGGAGCCTGCGGCCCCGGAGGGCGCGGCGGGCACCTCTGCCCCCGAGGGCACCCCAGCTCCCGAAGCCCCGCCCGCCGAGCCGGTGAGCGGCACCGGAGACAGCAATGGCTAA
- a CDS encoding type 4a pilus biogenesis protein PilO codes for MAKPSFQLSGLAPRTLFLLALAGSALLLMAWYFGRYQTRVQEITLLESELETTRLTADRYRAAQRALPELRETVARLRVERDQFLRALPPTAQFGTVLDEVRRNVLAAGAELSTFTVQSGPGEGLPGGVRPIGLNLGVQGQYAEVFRALRSLETMNRFTTVGGVGLQMPTATSFNPSLEGTLNLTVYTYDPSAAAATGTGAAEAPEAPATPAEAPAQGGAQ; via the coding sequence ATGGCTAAGCCTTCCTTCCAACTTTCGGGGCTGGCCCCACGCACCCTTTTCCTGCTGGCCCTGGCGGGCAGCGCCCTGCTGCTGATGGCGTGGTACTTCGGGCGCTACCAGACCCGCGTGCAGGAGATCACCCTGCTGGAGAGCGAGCTGGAAACCACCCGCCTGACCGCCGACCGCTACCGCGCCGCCCAGCGGGCGCTGCCCGAGCTGCGCGAGACGGTCGCCCGGCTGCGGGTCGAGCGCGACCAGTTCCTGCGGGCGCTGCCGCCCACCGCGCAGTTCGGCACCGTGCTGGACGAGGTGCGGCGCAACGTGCTCGCGGCGGGCGCCGAGCTGAGCACCTTCACCGTGCAGAGCGGTCCCGGCGAGGGCCTGCCCGGCGGGGTGCGGCCCATCGGGTTGAACCTCGGGGTGCAGGGGCAGTACGCCGAAGTGTTCCGGGCGCTGCGCAGCCTGGAGACCATGAACCGCTTCACGACGGTGGGCGGGGTGGGCCTCCAGATGCCCACCGCCACCTCGTTCAACCCCAGCCTGGAGGGCACGCTGAACCTCACCGTGTACACCTATGACCCCAGCGCGGCGGCGGCCACCGGCACGGGCGCGGCGGAAGCCCCCGAAGCCCCGGCCACCCCCGCCGAGGCCCCCGCCCAAGGAGGCGCCCAGTGA
- a CDS encoding type II secretion system protein GspD gives MKRYALLLTAALGMAAAQPSTPAPATAPTGTADRQLSGAAVTFDLRRAGSDLTSMLLALAKSAGYEVLLEPGVEPILQAGSPGGAGTAAGGPAPALVTYSVVSKPFNEVWPLVLDLYGLSYETLQIGGKPVLRVTARPVQKIVRLPAALSAPLVERQLKLSFGSLKTVSTGQSTGGQGNSTSSSETTREEIVLDSPTLRIIAETASNSVIIRGTNQEVAQVERLLAEIVAAQPANVRVAPSEPPTVQRIYTVKGAPADVTALLTAQFPELRATAVGQTGQIVITGPQNRLDAALALLSQVDRAPAPAAPTQAEAPAVQRVYAVKGQQADIVTLLGAQFSTLKVTPVGQTGQLVITGPQTQLDAALALLGQVDRPAPPAQTGPQIVQRVFTLINASAEEVKATLEGTLAREVTPEKPAITNVPVNATDANGNSITVTVPASNANAAPSQTAQAAEAPAANTNAATLIADRRTNTLIVRGTAAQVAQVAELIPQLDQVVPQINVQVRIQEINETAARTLGMDWKVNFGGFNVNVGGSGLGATFDPTKSLVGFNIFPTLQALETQGFTKRVYDGNISMQSGQRSLGTGTSSQNASANAAASIKSGGRLEINIPSAAGNIEKQIDYGLNLDFFDPQVAPDGTITLRVRGQVNNIAGALPTTALPNLLNFTNSEAQSTVTFKNGQTVLMSGLLGTTESRSTNGVPLLSSIPIIGAAFSKQTTDRSQTQLLVIITGTVVK, from the coding sequence ATGAAGAGATACGCCCTCCTGCTGACCGCCGCGCTCGGCATGGCCGCCGCGCAGCCCTCCACCCCCGCTCCAGCAACCGCTCCCACAGGCACGGCCGACCGCCAGCTCTCCGGCGCTGCCGTCACCTTCGACCTGCGCCGGGCGGGCAGCGACCTGACCTCCATGCTGCTGGCCCTCGCCAAAAGCGCCGGGTACGAGGTGCTGCTGGAACCCGGCGTGGAGCCGATTCTCCAGGCGGGCAGCCCCGGTGGGGCGGGCACGGCGGCGGGCGGCCCGGCCCCCGCGCTGGTGACCTACAGCGTGGTCAGCAAGCCCTTCAATGAGGTCTGGCCGCTGGTGCTCGACCTGTATGGCCTGAGCTACGAGACGCTCCAGATCGGCGGCAAGCCCGTCCTGCGCGTGACCGCCCGCCCGGTGCAGAAGATCGTGCGCCTGCCCGCCGCCCTGAGTGCCCCCCTGGTCGAGCGGCAGCTCAAACTGTCCTTTGGCAGCCTGAAGACGGTCAGCACGGGCCAGAGCACAGGCGGGCAGGGGAACAGCACCAGTTCCTCCGAGACGACCCGCGAGGAGATCGTCCTCGACTCGCCCACCCTGCGGATCATCGCAGAGACCGCTTCCAACAGCGTCATTATTCGGGGGACCAATCAGGAGGTCGCGCAGGTCGAGCGCCTGCTCGCGGAGATCGTGGCGGCGCAGCCTGCCAATGTCCGCGTCGCGCCCAGTGAGCCGCCCACCGTGCAGCGCATCTATACGGTCAAGGGCGCTCCTGCCGACGTGACGGCCCTGCTGACCGCCCAGTTCCCCGAACTGCGGGCCACCGCTGTGGGCCAGACCGGCCAGATCGTGATCACCGGGCCGCAAAACCGGTTGGACGCCGCACTGGCCCTGCTGTCCCAGGTAGACCGCGCTCCTGCCCCCGCTGCCCCCACCCAGGCCGAGGCGCCTGCCGTCCAGCGCGTCTACGCGGTCAAGGGCCAGCAGGCCGACATCGTGACGCTGCTGGGAGCGCAGTTCTCGACGCTGAAGGTCACCCCCGTGGGGCAGACCGGGCAACTCGTGATCACCGGGCCGCAGACGCAACTTGACGCGGCGCTAGCGCTGCTGGGTCAGGTGGACCGCCCCGCGCCGCCCGCCCAGACCGGGCCGCAGATCGTGCAGCGCGTCTTTACCCTGATCAACGCGAGCGCCGAGGAGGTCAAGGCCACCCTGGAAGGGACGCTGGCCCGCGAGGTCACCCCCGAAAAGCCCGCCATCACGAACGTGCCTGTCAACGCCACCGACGCCAACGGCAACTCGATCACGGTGACGGTGCCCGCCTCCAACGCCAACGCCGCGCCGTCCCAAACCGCGCAGGCGGCAGAAGCCCCAGCGGCCAACACCAATGCCGCCACCCTGATCGCCGACCGCCGCACGAACACCCTGATCGTGCGCGGCACGGCGGCACAGGTCGCGCAGGTAGCCGAGCTGATTCCGCAACTCGATCAGGTCGTGCCCCAGATCAACGTGCAGGTCCGCATTCAGGAGATCAACGAGACGGCGGCCCGCACGCTCGGCATGGACTGGAAGGTCAACTTCGGGGGCTTCAACGTCAATGTGGGCGGCAGCGGCCTGGGCGCGACCTTCGACCCGACCAAGAGCCTGGTGGGCTTCAACATCTTCCCCACCCTGCAGGCGCTGGAGACCCAGGGCTTTACCAAGCGCGTTTACGACGGCAACATCTCCATGCAGAGCGGCCAGCGGTCGCTGGGCACTGGGACCAGCTCGCAAAACGCGTCGGCGAATGCGGCGGCCTCCATCAAGAGCGGTGGGCGACTGGAGATCAACATCCCGTCGGCGGCGGGCAACATCGAGAAGCAGATCGACTACGGCCTCAACCTCGACTTCTTCGATCCGCAGGTGGCCCCCGACGGCACCATCACCCTGCGGGTGCGCGGGCAGGTGAACAACATCGCCGGGGCGCTGCCCACGACTGCCCTGCCCAACCTGCTGAACTTCACCAACTCGGAAGCGCAGAGCACCGTGACCTTCAAGAACGGCCAGACGGTGCTGATGAGCGGCCTGCTGGGTACCACCGAGTCGCGCTCCACGAACGGCGTGCCCCTCCTGAGCAGCATCCCCATCATCGGCGCGGCCTTCAGCAAGCAGACCACCGACCGGTCGCAGACGCAGCTCCTCGTCATCATCACCGGGACCGTCGTCAAGTAA
- the aroC gene encoding chorismate synthase gives MRYLTAGESHGPQLTAIIEGLPAQLPLGKPDLDPWLRRRQGGYGRGRRMVIETDEAQILSGVRAGRTTGAPVTLVIENRDHRNWTEIMSPEPGNEPRKKALTDARPGHADLTGGIKYRHKDLRDVLERASARETAARVAVGAVALKLLGELGVEGANYVASLGGIETRQPFSWDALDAIEASDLRTPDEDAAAQMRERIDGAKRDGDTLGGILEVRFRGLPVGLGSHVHWDRKLDGRIAQACLSVQAMKGVEIGRAFENAARPGSGVHDPVYYREGTYARDTNGAGGLEAGMTNGEELIVRVAMKPIATLMKPLPTVNVVSHEASDAARERSDTTAVPAAGVILQCVIGWVLADAMLEKFGGDTLPELQERVAAARAYARGY, from the coding sequence ATGAGGTACCTCACCGCCGGGGAGTCGCACGGGCCGCAACTGACGGCCATCATCGAGGGCCTGCCCGCCCAGTTGCCGCTGGGCAAGCCCGACCTCGACCCCTGGCTGCGGCGGCGGCAGGGGGGCTACGGGCGCGGGCGCCGCATGGTGATCGAGACGGACGAGGCGCAGATTCTCAGCGGGGTCCGGGCGGGCCGCACGACGGGCGCCCCCGTCACGCTGGTGATCGAGAACCGCGATCACCGCAACTGGACCGAGATCATGTCGCCCGAGCCGGGGAACGAGCCGCGCAAAAAGGCCCTCACCGACGCCCGCCCCGGCCACGCCGACCTCACCGGCGGCATCAAGTACCGCCACAAGGACCTGCGCGACGTGCTGGAACGGGCCTCGGCGCGGGAGACGGCGGCGCGGGTGGCGGTGGGGGCGGTGGCGCTCAAGCTGCTGGGCGAGCTGGGCGTGGAGGGCGCGAACTACGTCGCCAGCCTGGGCGGGATCGAGACGCGGCAGCCCTTTTCCTGGGATGCGCTGGACGCCATCGAAGCCTCTGACCTCCGCACCCCCGACGAGGACGCGGCTGCGCAGATGCGGGAGCGCATCGACGGGGCGAAACGGGACGGCGACACCCTGGGCGGCATTCTGGAGGTGCGCTTCCGGGGCCTTCCGGTGGGCCTGGGCAGCCATGTCCACTGGGACCGCAAGCTCGACGGGCGCATCGCGCAGGCCTGCCTCAGCGTGCAGGCGATGAAGGGCGTGGAGATCGGGCGGGCCTTCGAGAACGCCGCCCGGCCCGGCAGCGGGGTCCACGACCCGGTGTACTACCGGGAGGGCACCTACGCCCGCGACACGAACGGGGCGGGCGGGCTGGAAGCAGGTATGACGAACGGCGAGGAGCTGATCGTGCGCGTCGCCATGAAGCCCATCGCCACCCTGATGAAGCCCCTCCCAACCGTGAACGTGGTCAGCCACGAGGCGTCCGACGCCGCCCGCGAGCGCAGCGACACGACCGCCGTGCCCGCCGCCGGGGTCATCCTCCAGTGCGTGATCGGCTGGGTCCTGGCCGACGCGATGCTGGAAAAGTTCGGCGGCGACACCCTGCCCGAGCTTCAGGAACGGGTGGCGGCGGCGCGGGCGTATGCGCGGGGGTATTAG
- a CDS encoding shikimate kinase, whose protein sequence is MNGFGLIERPVTWVALAGFMGTGKSRVGWELSRALALHFVDTDKLITRVVGKTIPEVFEQEGEGYFRACESEVVERVTRLDHAVVSLGGGTFIHEANRRRLLERGPVVVLWASPETVYQRTRHSERPLLKTPDPLSRIRTLMDEREPLYRQGTIHVHSDGRPAEEIVEEVIDRLWAWADANAGWDEAEPVAERASD, encoded by the coding sequence ATGAACGGGTTCGGCCTGATCGAGCGTCCCGTCACGTGGGTGGCGCTGGCGGGCTTTATGGGCACCGGCAAAAGCCGCGTGGGCTGGGAACTCTCGCGGGCGCTGGCCCTGCATTTCGTGGACACCGACAAGCTGATCACCCGCGTGGTCGGCAAGACCATTCCCGAGGTGTTCGAGCAGGAGGGCGAAGGCTATTTCCGCGCCTGCGAGTCGGAGGTCGTCGAGCGCGTGACGCGGCTCGACCACGCCGTTGTGAGCCTGGGCGGGGGCACCTTCATCCACGAGGCCAACCGCCGCAGGCTGCTGGAGCGCGGCCCGGTCGTGGTGCTGTGGGCCTCCCCCGAGACGGTCTACCAGCGCACCCGTCACTCCGAGCGGCCCCTCCTCAAGACCCCCGATCCCCTCTCACGCATCCGCACCCTGATGGACGAGCGCGAACCGCTCTACCGCCAGGGCACCATCCATGTCCACAGCGACGGCCGCCCCGCCGAGGAGATCGTGGAGGAGGTCATCGACCGCCTGTGGGCCTGGGCCGACGCGAACGCCGGGTGGGATGAGGCCGAACCCGTGGCCGAGCGGGCGTCCGACTAG
- the aroB gene encoding 3-dehydroquinate synthase, which translates to MRPNPWPSGRPTSVRRVEVGGEPPYAVTVGAGLLEQVQVPQRHVALIHPADLPPAFVEAVQAALSPTVTVNVPARDECKTLAVYADVLSRLAAANLPRDGAVVGLGGGAATDLAGFVAASYLRGVAFYTLPTTLLGMVDAAVGGKTGVNLPEGKNLVGAFWPPRAVWCDVETLSTLPPAVFREGAAEAYKHGMIADPSLLPRVLSPEFRPGGPELESTLADAIRVKADVVTRDPTERGERAFLNFGHTLAHALEAHTHHAIPHGEAVAYGMHYAARLSRALGGVDLTGHTLAFLRWQQPTPLPDLTFDSLWPYMARDKKADADGVRFVLLHDLARPFLGRVPEEVLRREFAGWQTDLLPVR; encoded by the coding sequence ATGAGGCCGAACCCGTGGCCGAGCGGGCGTCCGACTAGCGTGCGGCGGGTCGAAGTTGGGGGAGAGCCCCCCTACGCCGTTACCGTGGGGGCCGGGCTGCTGGAGCAGGTGCAGGTCCCCCAGCGCCACGTCGCCCTGATTCATCCCGCCGACCTGCCGCCCGCCTTTGTGGAGGCAGTGCAGGCGGCCCTCTCCCCCACCGTCACGGTGAACGTTCCGGCCCGCGACGAGTGCAAGACGCTGGCGGTCTACGCGGACGTGCTTTCGCGGCTGGCGGCGGCGAACCTCCCGCGTGACGGGGCCGTCGTCGGGCTGGGGGGCGGCGCGGCGACCGACCTCGCGGGCTTCGTGGCGGCCTCGTACCTGCGGGGCGTGGCCTTTTACACCCTCCCGACCACGCTGCTGGGCATGGTGGACGCGGCGGTGGGCGGCAAGACGGGCGTGAATCTCCCCGAGGGCAAGAATCTGGTGGGGGCCTTCTGGCCGCCCCGCGCCGTCTGGTGCGACGTGGAGACGCTGAGCACCCTGCCCCCCGCCGTCTTCCGCGAGGGGGCAGCGGAGGCGTACAAGCACGGCATGATCGCGGACCCTTCCCTGCTGCCCCGCGTGCTCTCGCCCGAGTTCCGGCCCGGTGGTCCTGAGTTGGAATCCACCCTCGCGGACGCCATCCGGGTCAAGGCAGACGTAGTGACGCGCGACCCGACCGAACGCGGCGAGCGGGCCTTTCTCAACTTTGGGCACACGCTGGCGCACGCGCTGGAGGCCCACACGCACCATGCCATTCCCCACGGCGAGGCGGTGGCCTACGGAATGCACTACGCCGCGCGGCTCTCGCGGGCGCTGGGTGGGGTCGACCTGACTGGGCACACGTTGGCTTTCCTGCGCTGGCAGCAGCCCACGCCCCTCCCCGACCTGACCTTCGACAGCCTGTGGCCCTACATGGCCCGCGACAAGAAGGCCGACGCGGACGGCGTGCGCTTCGTGCTGCTGCACGATCTCGCGCGTCCCTTCCTGGGTCGGGTGCCGGAGGAGGTGCTGCGCCGGGAGTTCGCGGGGTGGCAAACCGACCTCCTCCCTGTGCGCTGA
- the aroQ gene encoding type II 3-dehydroquinate dehydratase, producing MILVLNGPNLNRLGLREPGVYGTQTLEDLERLCEGWGAELGTAVTCRQSNYEGQLLEWIQDAEEHGFAGIVLNPGALTHYSYSLRDAIAGQRLPVVEVHISNVDAREEFRHRSVTAAVCRGKISGLGFLGYRLAIEALVDDGAAEGGS from the coding sequence ATGATTCTCGTCCTCAACGGCCCGAATCTGAACCGCCTCGGCCTGCGCGAGCCGGGAGTGTACGGCACGCAGACGCTCGAAGACCTCGAACGGCTGTGCGAGGGCTGGGGCGCCGAGCTGGGCACCGCCGTCACCTGCCGCCAGAGCAACTACGAGGGCCAACTGCTGGAGTGGATTCAGGACGCCGAGGAGCACGGCTTTGCGGGCATCGTGTTGAATCCGGGGGCCTTGACACACTATTCCTACTCCTTGCGCGACGCCATCGCCGGGCAACGCCTCCCGGTCGTGGAGGTCCACATCTCCAACGTGGACGCCCGCGAGGAGTTCCGGCACAGGTCGGTCACGGCGGCCGTGTGCCGGGGCAAGATCAGCGGGCTGGGGTTTCTGGGGTACCGGCTGGCGATAGAGGCTTTGGTGGACGACGGCGCCGCAGAAGGAGGGAGCTGA
- the rplM gene encoding 50S ribosomal protein L13, with amino-acid sequence MKTFVPKNDEQNWVVVDASGVPLGRLATLIASRIRGKHRPDFTPNMIQGDFVVVLNAAQVVLTGGKLDGKVYTRYSGYQGGLKTETAREALKKHPERVIEHAVFGMLPKGRQGRAMHSRLKVYAGETHPHAAQKPQKVEVR; translated from the coding sequence GTGAAAACCTTTGTTCCCAAGAACGACGAGCAGAACTGGGTCGTGGTGGACGCCTCGGGCGTGCCCCTGGGCCGCCTCGCCACCCTGATCGCCAGCCGCATTCGCGGCAAGCACCGCCCCGACTTCACGCCCAACATGATTCAGGGCGACTTCGTGGTCGTGCTCAACGCCGCGCAGGTCGTGCTGACGGGCGGCAAGCTCGACGGCAAGGTGTACACCCGCTACAGCGGCTACCAGGGCGGCCTCAAGACCGAGACCGCCCGCGAGGCGCTCAAGAAGCACCCCGAGCGCGTCATCGAGCACGCGGTGTTCGGCATGCTCCCCAAGGGCCGCCAGGGCCGCGCGATGCACAGCCGCCTGAAGGTATACGCGGGCGAGACGCACCCCCACGCCGCCCAGAAGCCCCAAAAGGTCGAGGTTCGCTGA
- the rpsI gene encoding 30S ribosomal protein S9 — MAIEQFYGTGRRKAAVARVFLRAGEGKIIVNGKEFQTYFRGLLRAVHALQAFRETGTAGRYDAYITVTGGGPSGQADAIKLGIARALLKVNPDFRAQMKPKGLLTRDPREVERKKYGLKKARRAPQFSKR, encoded by the coding sequence ATGGCTATTGAACAGTTCTACGGCACTGGCCGCCGCAAGGCCGCCGTCGCCCGCGTCTTCCTGCGTGCGGGCGAGGGCAAGATCATCGTCAACGGCAAGGAGTTCCAGACCTACTTCCGTGGGCTGCTCCGCGCTGTGCACGCGCTCCAGGCATTCCGCGAGACGGGCACTGCCGGGCGCTACGACGCCTACATCACCGTGACGGGCGGCGGCCCCAGCGGTCAGGCCGACGCGATCAAGCTCGGCATCGCCCGTGCGCTCCTGAAGGTCAACCCCGACTTCCGCGCCCAGATGAAGCCCAAGGGCCTCCTGACCCGCGACCCCCGCGAGGTCGAGCGCAAGAAGTACGGCCTCAAGAAGGCCCGCCGCGCTCCCCAGTTCAGCAAGCGCTGA